The Chryseobacterium sp. G0186 genome includes the window CATTCTAAAAGCTGATACTTTCTAGGCGGAAGTTCCGCTTACCATTAATTAATATGAAACTATAATAAACTGCTATGCAAGAACAACAACATCAAATTAAAATCTATGGATTCCTGCAAAAGGTGGTCTATGCTGTAGTTGCATTGGATTGTGCTTCGCTGTTTTATCTGAATGCTGATGTTCCTGTAGTTTCCAATTTATTGAAGAACTTCTCTAAAATGAGTTTCATTTATCCTCCCATCAATGCAAAATTTGCCACGGTGGTTTTGATTGGATTGGTTGCTGTTGGAACAAAAGCTAAGAAGAAGAGAGACCTTAATATATACACAAAGATTGGAATTCCAATAGTGTTAGGGTTATTGATGATTTTCTCATCCTTGATCTGGCAGGATGAAGCTGGAAATAGAGAGCTTCCGCATATCTTTCCGGGGCTTAATTTTTATCAAATCATCTATGCAGTTCTTTCTTTTTTAGGAGCAGTTATTCTTCAGATGGGAGCAGACAGTATTTCTAAATTGATGCAGCAGAAAATGGGAAAAGACCGATGGAATGTTGAAGAAGAATCTTTTGATCAAAACAAAGAACTTGTAAACACGGATACTTCTATCAATATCCCTTATATTTTTAGATATAATAACAAAACCTATGAAGGCTATATTAATATCGACCCTTTTAGAGGAACAATTGTAATCGGAGTACCTGGCTCTGGAAAATCATTTGGGGTTATTAATCCATCTATTAGACAAATGATTGCTAAAGGATTTTGTCTTTGCATTTACGATTTTAAGTTTCCTGACCTGGCGCAAATTGCTTATTATCATTACTTATTGAAAAAAAGTAGAGAATCAGATTACAATTACAGTTTTCATATTATCAATCTTAATGAAGTAGAAAAATCAAGAAGAGTAAATCCGTTCCATAAAAAGTACATTCAAACATTGGCTGAAGCTCAGGAAATGGCTGAATCTATGGTTTCTTCATTGCAAAAAGGAGGATCCAGCTCAGGAGGAGGTTCCGAAGCTTTTTTTACTCAATCGGCAATTAACTTTCTTTCATCTTGTGTCTACTTTTTTGCTACGTTGGAAAATGGGAAATATTCAGATCTGCCGCATATTCTATCTTTTATGAACCGCAGTTATAAAGAGATCTTTGATACACTTTTTACCAATGAAGAGATTCTTTCCTTGCTTTCACCATTCAAAACAGCCTATGACAACAAGGCTTTTGATCAGTTGGAAGGACAAATTGGAACTTTGAAAATCTTTCTTTCCCGATTGGCAACTAAAGAGAGTTTTTGGGTATTCTCAGGAGATGAAGTTGAGCTTAAAATAACAGATAAGCAAAATCCTTCAATTCTGATTTTAGCTTCTGATCCGAGCACACAGGACATTAATTCAGCCTTATACTCTTCAATTCTTAATAGGACCTTACGCCAAATCAATTCTAAACATAATTTACCTGGTGGAATTATTGGCGATGA containing:
- a CDS encoding type IV secretory system conjugative DNA transfer family protein codes for the protein MQEQQHQIKIYGFLQKVVYAVVALDCASLFYLNADVPVVSNLLKNFSKMSFIYPPINAKFATVVLIGLVAVGTKAKKKRDLNIYTKIGIPIVLGLLMIFSSLIWQDEAGNRELPHIFPGLNFYQIIYAVLSFLGAVILQMGADSISKLMQQKMGKDRWNVEEESFDQNKELVNTDTSINIPYIFRYNNKTYEGYINIDPFRGTIVIGVPGSGKSFGVINPSIRQMIAKGFCLCIYDFKFPDLAQIAYYHYLLKKSRESDYNYSFHIINLNEVEKSRRVNPFHKKYIQTLAEAQEMAESMVSSLQKGGSSSGGGSEAFFTQSAINFLSSCVYFFATLENGKYSDLPHILSFMNRSYKEIFDTLFTNEEILSLLSPFKTAYDNKAFDQLEGQIGTLKIFLSRLATKESFWVFSGDEVELKITDKQNPSILILASDPSTQDINSALYSSILNRTLRQINSKHNLPGGIIGDEFPTIYIHKIDNIIATARSNKIAVLLGLQEIPQLRQFYKKEVADTISAIVGNVLSGSVRNKNTLDWLEKLFGKIKQKSYSQSISQQGTSTSINEKMDFMIPAGKIAALKTGEMVGMIAQGEENSSEEYKTSAIRGKINLDMKAIKEEEQNYVAMPNYYSFVDKKGNNRKEEVLMTNFRKINREVELIVNENIKD